The region ATGCGCTGCTGTAATGCGCGCCAGTAATCCGCACAAAACAGATCGCCGTGCATTTCCTCAAACAGCGTACGAATGTGACGATCACTGCACAGGAAATGCGGAAACTCTTCAGGAAACACATCATTCGGTGCAACGCTGTACCACGGCTCAGCGGCCAACTCGTCCTCCGGGTAACGCGGCGGCGGAATCTTGCGAAAATTTACCTCAGTCATGTAGCAGATCTCATCGTAGTCATAAAACACGACCCGCCCATGGCGCGTGACGCCGAAGTTCTTAAACAACATATCACCGGGGAAAATATTCGCCGCTGCCAGTTGTTTGATAGCATTGCCATACTCTTCAATCACATCGTGCAACTGCTGTGCGTTTGCCTGTTCCAGATAGAGGTTCAGTGGCGTCATCCGGCGTTCCATGTACAGATGACGGATCACCAGCCGATCGCCCAGATCCTCCAGCTTATCAGGTACCTCACGCCAAAGTTCATCCAGTAGTTCCGAGCTGATTCGGTGCTTATCGATGACGAAATTTTCATATTCCTGCGTATCCGCCATGCGCCCAACGCGATCGTGCTCTTTCACCAGTTGATAGCACGCCATGACCCGCTCCGCACTCACCTCTTTCTGCGGCGCAAAACGATCTTTGATGACCTTAAATACGCGATCGAAAAAAGGTAGCGTAAATACCAGCATCACCATGCCTTTCACGCCGGGAGCGATAATGAACTGCTCTTCTGATTCGGCAATGTAGTGCAAATATTCACGGTAATACTCGGTTTTACTGTGTTTCTGACAGCCAATAGCCAGATAAAGCTCCGCCGTCGTTTTCCCCGGCAAAATGTCGCGCAGCCAGGCCACCAGCGCGGACGGCAACGGGGCATAGACCATGAAGTAAGAGCGGGCGAAACCGAACACGATGCTGGCGTCTGATTGACTGGTTAAGCAGGTATCAATAAATAGCGCACCGCGTTCATTGTGATGAATCGGTAGCAGGAACGGAAAAAAACCGTCAGGCAGCGACAGTTTCCCCACCAACCAGGCTGCTTTGTTGCGATAAAACAGCTCATTCGCTACCTGTAACGTAGACTGAGCAAGCTGCTCCGCCGAGAAAGTACGCTGTAAATACGCAATGATATAGGCAATATCACGCGGCAAATCTTCCCACGGTAAACGCAGCGGCACGTCACCCAACAACTTTTCCAACATGCTTTGCCAGCCATCCGTGGGCACAAACGTCTTGGCAATCGGACGGGGAATCTCATGAAAGCGCTGCTCTGGTTGAGAACTGAAAACAAACAGTTTATCGGGCGTCAGCTCCCGATGATTAAATAGCCGACAATAGACGGAGTTAAAGAAACTCTCAGCAATCTCGAAACGTGGATAATCCGGCAGTAAGCGGGTGTAGATATGCTTCACCCGTGCCAGAAAATCCGCATCATCACAACGGATACCGGTAATACAGCGCAACTGTGCGACCACCAGCCCAACATGGTGATCGTATAGATGAATACGCTGTTTCATTGCCTGCTGTACGGCAGACCAG is a window of Pectobacterium punjabense DNA encoding:
- the aceK gene encoding bifunctional isocitrate dehydrogenase kinase/phosphatase, with amino-acid sequence MTRDLEKLVAQTILQGFDAQYGRFLEVTAGAQQRFEQADWSAVQQAMKQRIHLYDHHVGLVVAQLRCITGIRCDDADFLARVKHIYTRLLPDYPRFEIAESFFNSVYCRLFNHRELTPDKLFVFSSQPEQRFHEIPRPIAKTFVPTDGWQSMLEKLLGDVPLRLPWEDLPRDIAYIIAYLQRTFSAEQLAQSTLQVANELFYRNKAAWLVGKLSLPDGFFPFLLPIHHNERGALFIDTCLTSQSDASIVFGFARSYFMVYAPLPSALVAWLRDILPGKTTAELYLAIGCQKHSKTEYYREYLHYIAESEEQFIIAPGVKGMVMLVFTLPFFDRVFKVIKDRFAPQKEVSAERVMACYQLVKEHDRVGRMADTQEYENFVIDKHRISSELLDELWREVPDKLEDLGDRLVIRHLYMERRMTPLNLYLEQANAQQLHDVIEEYGNAIKQLAAANIFPGDMLFKNFGVTRHGRVVFYDYDEICYMTEVNFRKIPPPRYPEDELAAEPWYSVAPNDVFPEEFPHFLCSDRHIRTLFEEMHGDLFCADYWRALQQRIREGHIEDVYAYRRRKRFSQRADPRYTTAENDSGFCRNPA